In Oscillospiraceae bacterium, a single window of DNA contains:
- a CDS encoding alpha-glucosidase/alpha-galactosidase, which produces MKITFMGAGSTVFARNVIGDCMCVDSLKDSTFALYDIDEGRIQESKTILEAIRKAKGGFGKIECYVGAEQRKAALRNADFIINAIQVGGYEPCTVIDFEIPKKYGLRQTIGDTLGIGGIMRTLRTIPVLEEFARDIEEVCPNALFLNYTNPMAMLTGYMLRYTGVKTVGLCHSVQICTESLFEGLGMKDKLEGCKELIAGINHMAWLLEIKDKNGVDLYPEIKSKVDAYIANPENTNKIRMDYIRNFGYYCTESSEHNAEYNPFYIKSKYPELIEKLNIPLDEYPRRCINQIEGWKKEYKEMLEGGVKEHNRTNEYASRIIQSIVEGTPYKIGGNVLNKGHLITNFPEEACVEVPCLVDAQGIHPCYVGALPLQCAAMNMTNINVQLLTIEAAVTQKKEHIYQAAMLDPHTASELDIDTIKKMVDELIEAHGNYLPKYN; this is translated from the coding sequence ATGAAAATTACATTTATGGGCGCAGGAAGTACCGTATTTGCAAGAAACGTAATAGGCGACTGTATGTGTGTTGACTCTCTCAAGGACAGCACCTTTGCTCTTTACGATATTGATGAGGGTCGTATCCAAGAAAGTAAAACTATTCTTGAAGCTATCCGTAAGGCAAAGGGCGGCTTTGGTAAAATTGAATGTTACGTAGGCGCAGAGCAGAGAAAAGCGGCTCTCAGAAATGCAGATTTTATTATAAATGCAATTCAGGTAGGCGGATATGAGCCCTGTACCGTAATTGATTTTGAAATTCCCAAAAAGTACGGCTTAAGACAGACTATAGGCGACACCTTAGGAATAGGCGGAATTATGAGAACTCTCCGAACAATACCTGTTCTTGAAGAATTTGCAAGGGATATTGAAGAGGTTTGTCCCAATGCACTCTTTTTAAATTATACAAATCCTATGGCTATGCTCACAGGTTATATGCTGAGATATACCGGTGTTAAAACAGTCGGTCTTTGCCACAGCGTGCAGATATGTACCGAAAGTCTTTTTGAGGGCTTGGGTATGAAGGACAAGCTTGAGGGCTGTAAGGAGCTTATTGCGGGAATAAACCATATGGCATGGCTTCTTGAAATAAAGGACAAAAACGGAGTTGACCTTTATCCCGAAATAAAATCAAAGGTAGACGCATATATTGCTAATCCCGAAAACACAAACAAAATAAGAATGGATTATATTCGTAATTTCGGCTATTACTGTACCGAATCAAGTGAGCATAATGCAGAATATAATCCCTTCTATATAAAAAGCAAATATCCCGAGCTTATTGAAAAGCTGAATATTCCTCTTGATGAATATCCACGCCGCTGCATCAATCAGATAGAAGGCTGGAAAAAGGAATACAAGGAAATGCTTGAAGGCGGCGTTAAGGAGCATAACCGCACCAACGAATACGCATCAAGAATTATTCAGAGTATTGTAGAGGGCACTCCGTACAAAATAGGCGGTAACGTGCTTAACAAAGGACATCTTATCACAAATTTCCCCGAGGAAGCTTGCGTAGAGGTGCCTTGCCTTGTTGATGCTCAGGGAATACACCCCTGCTATGTAGGTGCTCTTCCCTTGCAGTGCGCCGCTATGAATATGACAAATATCAATGTTCAGCTTCTTACCATTGAAGCAGCTGTTACACAAAAGAAGGAGCATATCTATCAGGCGGCTATGCTTGACCCTCACACAGCAAGCGAGCTTGACATTGATACAATCAAAAAAATGGTGGACGAGCTTATAGAGGCACACGGCAACTATCTGCCTAAATACAATTAA